A region of Mauremys mutica isolate MM-2020 ecotype Southern chromosome 2, ASM2049712v1, whole genome shotgun sequence DNA encodes the following proteins:
- the PUF60 gene encoding poly(U)-binding-splicing factor PUF60 isoform X3, with the protein MVRSRESSPPLRAGADLSRDSRRGGGGDGAQGRLDKMATTTTITLGTESIKLENGQSTAAKLGLPPLTPEQQEALQKAKKYAMEQSIKSVLVKQTIAHQQQQLTNLQMAAQRQRALAIMCRVYVGSIYYELGEDTIRQAFAPFGPIKSIDMSWDSVTMKHKGFAFVEYEVPEAAQLALEQMNSVMLGGRNIKVGRPSNIGQAQPIIDQLAEEARAFNRIYVASVHQDLSDDDIKSVFEAFGKIKSCTLARDPTTGKHKGYGFIEYEKAQSSQDAVSSMNLFDLGGQYLRVGKAVTPPMPLLTPATPGGLPPAAAVAAAAATAKITAQEAVAGAAVLGTLATPGLVSPALTLAQPLGALPQAVMAAQAPGVITGVTPARPPIPVTIPQVGVVNPILASPPTLALLEVKKEKEEEEIFQESERPEMLSEQEHMSISGSSARHMVMQKLLRKQESTVMVLRNMVDPKDIDDDLEGEVTEECGKFGAVNRVIIYQEKQGEEEDAEIIVKIFVEFSMASETHKAIQALNGRWFAGRKVVAEVYDQERFDNSDLSA; encoded by the exons GGCACTGAGTCCATAAAGTTGGAAAATGGACAAAGCACAGCAGCTAAGCTGGGGCTTCCTCCTCTCACCCCGGAACAGCAGGAAGCTCTTCAGAAG GCAAAGAAGTATGCGATGGAGCAGAGTATCAAGAGTGTGCTGGTGAAGCAAACCATCGCCCACCAGCAACAGCAACTCACTAACCTGCAG ATGGCAGCTCAGAGGCAGCGGGCGCTGGCCATCATGTGTCGTGTGTACGTGGGCTCCATATACTATGAACTGGGAGAGGACACCATCCGCCAGGCCTTTGCCCCATTTGGACCTATCAAAAGCATTGACATGTCCTGGGACTCTGTTACAATGAAACACAAG GGCTTTGCTTTTGTGGAATACGAGGTGCCTGAAGCTGCTCAGTTGGCCTTGGAACAGATGAACTCAGTCATGCTGGGTGGGAGAAACATAAAG GTCGGCAGGCCTAGTAATATTGGACAGGCACAACCAATCATAGACCAGCTCGCAGAGGAGGCCCGGGCTTTCAACCGCATCTACGTGGCGTCTGTTCACCAGGACCTTTCCGATGACGACATTAAGAGTGTGTTTGAGGCCTTTGGGAAGATTAAGTCCTGCACGCTAGCCAGGGACCCCACAACAGGGAAACACAAAGGCTATGGATTCATTG AGTATGAGAAGGCACAGTCATCACAAGATGCTGTCTCATCTATGAACCTCTTTGACCTGGGTGGCCAATATCTCCGGGTTGGCAAAGCTGTCACTCCCCCAATGCCTCTCCTAACACCTGCAACGCCTGGAGGATTaccccctgcagcagctgtaGCTGCAGCAGCTGCCACAGCAAAGATAACAGCTCAG GAagcagtggcaggagctgcagtcCTTGGCACTTTAGCAACACCTGGGCTGGTGTCTCCAGCGCTGACACTGGCTCAGCCTCTGGGGGCATTGCCGCAGGCCGTAATGGCAGCACAGGCACCAGGAGTCATTACGG GTGTGACCCCCGCTCGACCGCCCATTCCAGTCACTATTCCACAGGTGGGAGTAGTGAATCCTATCCTAGCAAGTCCCCCAACATTGGCTCTGTTGGAGgttaaaaaagagaaggaggaggaggaaatcttccAGGAGTCAGAGAGGCCTGAAATGCTGAGTGAACAGGAGCATATGAGCATATCCGGCAGCAGTGCCCGTCACATGGTGATGCAGAAACTGCTTCGCAAACAGGAG TCAACTGTGATGGTGCTGCGCAACATGGTGGATCCAAAGGACATTGATGACGATCTGGAGGGAGAAGTGACAGAAGAGTGTGGCAAGTTTGGGGCAGTGAACAGGGTCATCATCTACCAAGAGAagcagggcgaggaggaggacgCTGAGATCATCGTCAAGATCTTTGTAGAGTTCTCTATGGCCTCGGAGACTCACAAAGCCATTCAGGCCCTGAATGGGCGCTGGTTTGCTGGCAGGAAGGTGGTGGCAGAGGTGTATGACCAGGAGAGATTTGATAACAGTGACCTGTCAGCATGA
- the PUF60 gene encoding poly(U)-binding-splicing factor PUF60 isoform X1, whose protein sequence is MVRSRESSPPLRAGADLSRDSRRGGGGDGAQGRLDKMATTTTITLGTESIKLENGQSTAAKLGLPPLTPEQQEALQKAKKYAMEQSIKSVLVKQTIAHQQQQLTNLQMAAVTMGFGDPLSPLQSMAAQRQRALAIMCRVYVGSIYYELGEDTIRQAFAPFGPIKSIDMSWDSVTMKHKGFAFVEYEVPEAAQLALEQMNSVMLGGRNIKVGRPSNIGQAQPIIDQLAEEARAFNRIYVASVHQDLSDDDIKSVFEAFGKIKSCTLARDPTTGKHKGYGFIEYEKAQSSQDAVSSMNLFDLGGQYLRVGKAVTPPMPLLTPATPGGLPPAAAVAAAAATAKITAQEAVAGAAVLGTLATPGLVSPALTLAQPLGALPQAVMAAQAPGVITGVTPARPPIPVTIPQVGVVNPILASPPTLALLEVKKEKEEEEIFQESERPEMLSEQEHMSISGSSARHMVMQKLLRKQESTVMVLRNMVDPKDIDDDLEGEVTEECGKFGAVNRVIIYQEKQGEEEDAEIIVKIFVEFSMASETHKAIQALNGRWFAGRKVVAEVYDQERFDNSDLSA, encoded by the exons GGCACTGAGTCCATAAAGTTGGAAAATGGACAAAGCACAGCAGCTAAGCTGGGGCTTCCTCCTCTCACCCCGGAACAGCAGGAAGCTCTTCAGAAG GCAAAGAAGTATGCGATGGAGCAGAGTATCAAGAGTGTGCTGGTGAAGCAAACCATCGCCCACCAGCAACAGCAACTCACTAACCTGCAG ATGGCAGCAGTGACAATGGGCTTTGGAGATCCTCTCTCACCTTTACAATCG ATGGCAGCTCAGAGGCAGCGGGCGCTGGCCATCATGTGTCGTGTGTACGTGGGCTCCATATACTATGAACTGGGAGAGGACACCATCCGCCAGGCCTTTGCCCCATTTGGACCTATCAAAAGCATTGACATGTCCTGGGACTCTGTTACAATGAAACACAAG GGCTTTGCTTTTGTGGAATACGAGGTGCCTGAAGCTGCTCAGTTGGCCTTGGAACAGATGAACTCAGTCATGCTGGGTGGGAGAAACATAAAG GTCGGCAGGCCTAGTAATATTGGACAGGCACAACCAATCATAGACCAGCTCGCAGAGGAGGCCCGGGCTTTCAACCGCATCTACGTGGCGTCTGTTCACCAGGACCTTTCCGATGACGACATTAAGAGTGTGTTTGAGGCCTTTGGGAAGATTAAGTCCTGCACGCTAGCCAGGGACCCCACAACAGGGAAACACAAAGGCTATGGATTCATTG AGTATGAGAAGGCACAGTCATCACAAGATGCTGTCTCATCTATGAACCTCTTTGACCTGGGTGGCCAATATCTCCGGGTTGGCAAAGCTGTCACTCCCCCAATGCCTCTCCTAACACCTGCAACGCCTGGAGGATTaccccctgcagcagctgtaGCTGCAGCAGCTGCCACAGCAAAGATAACAGCTCAG GAagcagtggcaggagctgcagtcCTTGGCACTTTAGCAACACCTGGGCTGGTGTCTCCAGCGCTGACACTGGCTCAGCCTCTGGGGGCATTGCCGCAGGCCGTAATGGCAGCACAGGCACCAGGAGTCATTACGG GTGTGACCCCCGCTCGACCGCCCATTCCAGTCACTATTCCACAGGTGGGAGTAGTGAATCCTATCCTAGCAAGTCCCCCAACATTGGCTCTGTTGGAGgttaaaaaagagaaggaggaggaggaaatcttccAGGAGTCAGAGAGGCCTGAAATGCTGAGTGAACAGGAGCATATGAGCATATCCGGCAGCAGTGCCCGTCACATGGTGATGCAGAAACTGCTTCGCAAACAGGAG TCAACTGTGATGGTGCTGCGCAACATGGTGGATCCAAAGGACATTGATGACGATCTGGAGGGAGAAGTGACAGAAGAGTGTGGCAAGTTTGGGGCAGTGAACAGGGTCATCATCTACCAAGAGAagcagggcgaggaggaggacgCTGAGATCATCGTCAAGATCTTTGTAGAGTTCTCTATGGCCTCGGAGACTCACAAAGCCATTCAGGCCCTGAATGGGCGCTGGTTTGCTGGCAGGAAGGTGGTGGCAGAGGTGTATGACCAGGAGAGATTTGATAACAGTGACCTGTCAGCATGA
- the PUF60 gene encoding poly(U)-binding-splicing factor PUF60 isoform X4 — MEQSIKSVLVKQTIAHQQQQLTNLQMAAVTMGFGDPLSPLQSMAAQRQRALAIMCRVYVGSIYYELGEDTIRQAFAPFGPIKSIDMSWDSVTMKHKGFAFVEYEVPEAAQLALEQMNSVMLGGRNIKVGRPSNIGQAQPIIDQLAEEARAFNRIYVASVHQDLSDDDIKSVFEAFGKIKSCTLARDPTTGKHKGYGFIEYEKAQSSQDAVSSMNLFDLGGQYLRVGKAVTPPMPLLTPATPGGLPPAAAVAAAAATAKITAQEAVAGAAVLGTLATPGLVSPALTLAQPLGALPQAVMAAQAPGVITGVTPARPPIPVTIPQVGVVNPILASPPTLALLEVKKEKEEEEIFQESERPEMLSEQEHMSISGSSARHMVMQKLLRKQESTVMVLRNMVDPKDIDDDLEGEVTEECGKFGAVNRVIIYQEKQGEEEDAEIIVKIFVEFSMASETHKAIQALNGRWFAGRKVVAEVYDQERFDNSDLSA, encoded by the exons ATGGAGCAGAGTATCAAGAGTGTGCTGGTGAAGCAAACCATCGCCCACCAGCAACAGCAACTCACTAACCTGCAG ATGGCAGCAGTGACAATGGGCTTTGGAGATCCTCTCTCACCTTTACAATCG ATGGCAGCTCAGAGGCAGCGGGCGCTGGCCATCATGTGTCGTGTGTACGTGGGCTCCATATACTATGAACTGGGAGAGGACACCATCCGCCAGGCCTTTGCCCCATTTGGACCTATCAAAAGCATTGACATGTCCTGGGACTCTGTTACAATGAAACACAAG GGCTTTGCTTTTGTGGAATACGAGGTGCCTGAAGCTGCTCAGTTGGCCTTGGAACAGATGAACTCAGTCATGCTGGGTGGGAGAAACATAAAG GTCGGCAGGCCTAGTAATATTGGACAGGCACAACCAATCATAGACCAGCTCGCAGAGGAGGCCCGGGCTTTCAACCGCATCTACGTGGCGTCTGTTCACCAGGACCTTTCCGATGACGACATTAAGAGTGTGTTTGAGGCCTTTGGGAAGATTAAGTCCTGCACGCTAGCCAGGGACCCCACAACAGGGAAACACAAAGGCTATGGATTCATTG AGTATGAGAAGGCACAGTCATCACAAGATGCTGTCTCATCTATGAACCTCTTTGACCTGGGTGGCCAATATCTCCGGGTTGGCAAAGCTGTCACTCCCCCAATGCCTCTCCTAACACCTGCAACGCCTGGAGGATTaccccctgcagcagctgtaGCTGCAGCAGCTGCCACAGCAAAGATAACAGCTCAG GAagcagtggcaggagctgcagtcCTTGGCACTTTAGCAACACCTGGGCTGGTGTCTCCAGCGCTGACACTGGCTCAGCCTCTGGGGGCATTGCCGCAGGCCGTAATGGCAGCACAGGCACCAGGAGTCATTACGG GTGTGACCCCCGCTCGACCGCCCATTCCAGTCACTATTCCACAGGTGGGAGTAGTGAATCCTATCCTAGCAAGTCCCCCAACATTGGCTCTGTTGGAGgttaaaaaagagaaggaggaggaggaaatcttccAGGAGTCAGAGAGGCCTGAAATGCTGAGTGAACAGGAGCATATGAGCATATCCGGCAGCAGTGCCCGTCACATGGTGATGCAGAAACTGCTTCGCAAACAGGAG TCAACTGTGATGGTGCTGCGCAACATGGTGGATCCAAAGGACATTGATGACGATCTGGAGGGAGAAGTGACAGAAGAGTGTGGCAAGTTTGGGGCAGTGAACAGGGTCATCATCTACCAAGAGAagcagggcgaggaggaggacgCTGAGATCATCGTCAAGATCTTTGTAGAGTTCTCTATGGCCTCGGAGACTCACAAAGCCATTCAGGCCCTGAATGGGCGCTGGTTTGCTGGCAGGAAGGTGGTGGCAGAGGTGTATGACCAGGAGAGATTTGATAACAGTGACCTGTCAGCATGA
- the PUF60 gene encoding poly(U)-binding-splicing factor PUF60 isoform X2 has protein sequence MAVMECSQRLSCLLQLIRRTLQKCGTESIKLENGQSTAAKLGLPPLTPEQQEALQKAKKYAMEQSIKSVLVKQTIAHQQQQLTNLQMAAVTMGFGDPLSPLQSMAAQRQRALAIMCRVYVGSIYYELGEDTIRQAFAPFGPIKSIDMSWDSVTMKHKGFAFVEYEVPEAAQLALEQMNSVMLGGRNIKVGRPSNIGQAQPIIDQLAEEARAFNRIYVASVHQDLSDDDIKSVFEAFGKIKSCTLARDPTTGKHKGYGFIEYEKAQSSQDAVSSMNLFDLGGQYLRVGKAVTPPMPLLTPATPGGLPPAAAVAAAAATAKITAQEAVAGAAVLGTLATPGLVSPALTLAQPLGALPQAVMAAQAPGVITGVTPARPPIPVTIPQVGVVNPILASPPTLALLEVKKEKEEEEIFQESERPEMLSEQEHMSISGSSARHMVMQKLLRKQESTVMVLRNMVDPKDIDDDLEGEVTEECGKFGAVNRVIIYQEKQGEEEDAEIIVKIFVEFSMASETHKAIQALNGRWFAGRKVVAEVYDQERFDNSDLSA, from the exons ATGGCAGTTATGGAATGCTCTCAGAGACTATCATGTTTGCTGCAGTTAATTAGGAGGACTCTTCAAAAATGT GGCACTGAGTCCATAAAGTTGGAAAATGGACAAAGCACAGCAGCTAAGCTGGGGCTTCCTCCTCTCACCCCGGAACAGCAGGAAGCTCTTCAGAAG GCAAAGAAGTATGCGATGGAGCAGAGTATCAAGAGTGTGCTGGTGAAGCAAACCATCGCCCACCAGCAACAGCAACTCACTAACCTGCAG ATGGCAGCAGTGACAATGGGCTTTGGAGATCCTCTCTCACCTTTACAATCG ATGGCAGCTCAGAGGCAGCGGGCGCTGGCCATCATGTGTCGTGTGTACGTGGGCTCCATATACTATGAACTGGGAGAGGACACCATCCGCCAGGCCTTTGCCCCATTTGGACCTATCAAAAGCATTGACATGTCCTGGGACTCTGTTACAATGAAACACAAG GGCTTTGCTTTTGTGGAATACGAGGTGCCTGAAGCTGCTCAGTTGGCCTTGGAACAGATGAACTCAGTCATGCTGGGTGGGAGAAACATAAAG GTCGGCAGGCCTAGTAATATTGGACAGGCACAACCAATCATAGACCAGCTCGCAGAGGAGGCCCGGGCTTTCAACCGCATCTACGTGGCGTCTGTTCACCAGGACCTTTCCGATGACGACATTAAGAGTGTGTTTGAGGCCTTTGGGAAGATTAAGTCCTGCACGCTAGCCAGGGACCCCACAACAGGGAAACACAAAGGCTATGGATTCATTG AGTATGAGAAGGCACAGTCATCACAAGATGCTGTCTCATCTATGAACCTCTTTGACCTGGGTGGCCAATATCTCCGGGTTGGCAAAGCTGTCACTCCCCCAATGCCTCTCCTAACACCTGCAACGCCTGGAGGATTaccccctgcagcagctgtaGCTGCAGCAGCTGCCACAGCAAAGATAACAGCTCAG GAagcagtggcaggagctgcagtcCTTGGCACTTTAGCAACACCTGGGCTGGTGTCTCCAGCGCTGACACTGGCTCAGCCTCTGGGGGCATTGCCGCAGGCCGTAATGGCAGCACAGGCACCAGGAGTCATTACGG GTGTGACCCCCGCTCGACCGCCCATTCCAGTCACTATTCCACAGGTGGGAGTAGTGAATCCTATCCTAGCAAGTCCCCCAACATTGGCTCTGTTGGAGgttaaaaaagagaaggaggaggaggaaatcttccAGGAGTCAGAGAGGCCTGAAATGCTGAGTGAACAGGAGCATATGAGCATATCCGGCAGCAGTGCCCGTCACATGGTGATGCAGAAACTGCTTCGCAAACAGGAG TCAACTGTGATGGTGCTGCGCAACATGGTGGATCCAAAGGACATTGATGACGATCTGGAGGGAGAAGTGACAGAAGAGTGTGGCAAGTTTGGGGCAGTGAACAGGGTCATCATCTACCAAGAGAagcagggcgaggaggaggacgCTGAGATCATCGTCAAGATCTTTGTAGAGTTCTCTATGGCCTCGGAGACTCACAAAGCCATTCAGGCCCTGAATGGGCGCTGGTTTGCTGGCAGGAAGGTGGTGGCAGAGGTGTATGACCAGGAGAGATTTGATAACAGTGACCTGTCAGCATGA